The DNA region CTGTCTCTCGTGGTCGTGGCCGGATTTCTCGTCGCGCTGGCATGGCGGGACCAACCCGCTGAACCCCTAGGCGAGGAACACGATCTGGACCGGGTGGTCGCGGACTTCGTCGCAGACCTGTCCGCCGACGCGCCGTACCGGGCGCCGGACCCGGACGAGCGGGCCGCACTCGCGCAGGTGGTGGACCGACTGGCTTCCGGCAGCGCGACCGAGGTCGCCGACCGGGTCCGCGCCCTCGGGTACGAGACGCGTGAGGGCGTGGACAAGCCCACCGGGCGCCCGTACGTCGTGCTGGCCCACCCGTCCGGCACTGAGCGCGCGTGGGGCATGTTCGTGGTCGACCGCTCGCGGTCCGCGCGGGTGATCGTCGAGGTGCCGCATCCCGCATCCGACCTGCGCACCGAGGACATCGGCCTGGCCTTGTTTCGCCGCGGCCCCGGCGCCGTGCTCGCGGTGTCGGGCACCCACCGGCGAGCCGCGGGCGGCGCCGGTGACGTTGCCCACCGCGCGGACTCGATGTTCCACGCCGTGACCGACACGCTCGCGCGGCGAGGTCTGCCGCAGGTGCAGCTGCACGGCTACGACGACGCCTCGCTGCCGGAAGCCGACATCGTCATCTCGCCCGGCGCCACCGAGACCACGCCCGCGCTGCGGTCGGCCGCCGAGGGCCTCAGCGGCGCGGGGCTGCGGGTCTGCCAGGCGTGGTCGCAGCGGTGCGGCGAGCTGGAGGGCAGGCGCAACGAGCAGGGCGTCGCCGCTGCCGAGCACGGTGCGACGTTCGTCCACGTGGAGATGAACGCCACAGTCCGCGACGACCGTGACCGATGGGATTCCATCGTGGATGTCCTGGGGGACACCGACTTCGGGTGATGACCGAGAGCGATAGGAAGGAAGCAATACCGTGCGCACAGCACTGCTCCGACACAAGTGGCGGATCTTCAAGGAGCGCAAGGGAAAGGTGGTCGGCGACGACCCCACCCCCGTCGTACTCGCTCACCACCATGGTCCGGCGGGCCACGACCGCCTCAGGCCGAGCTGCCGATGACCGTGGTGAGCGCAGGGTAGGAGTCGCCCGATAGCGCAAAGGAACGGCCCGTCCGTCCGGCAACCCCCGATCACCACTAGCTAGGGGACGGTCGTCTCGGTCGGGATCGGTTCCCGCTGTTGTCTCAGACCACCGCGTGCCAGCAGGAACGCGGACAGGATGAACAGCACCGACATGACCGCCAGCAAGACCCGGAAGTCCATCCAGATGATCAGCGCGGCGCCCAACGCGATCGCAGCCGCCTGTGGGATCAGGACCGCCATGTTCACCGCCGCGTCGACGCGGCCGAGGAGTTCGCCGGGGGTGCGGCGCTGGATCAGGGTCGACTCGCCGACGTTGACCGCCACGACGCCCGCGCCCATCATGGCCGCGGCGATCAGCACCGCGGGGAGCCAGCCGCTCATGAGCAGTGGGCTGCAGGCCACCGTCATGCCGACGAGACCACAGACCATCAGGCCGCGCTCGCCCACGCGACGCATCACCGCCGCCGCCACCAGGCCCCCCAGGATCGCGCCGATGCCCGAGGTGGTCTGAACCACGCCGAGGAATGCGGGCGGCTGGTTCAGACCTTCGTCGACGACCGCGTACGTCACGCTGCTGAAGATGCCGAACGCGAGCAGAGTGACCACCCCGGCGAGCACCAGCCGGAAGATCTCGGGAGTGCGGCCGACGAAGCGGGCGCCCGCGGTGAACTCGACCCAGAAGCGTTCACCGGAAGGCACTGGCTTGTCCTCGCGGTGCCGAAGGGCGATCAGGCTGATGGCGGCGATCAGGAACAGTGCCGCGTCGAGCAGGATCACCGGCGTCGGCCCGACGAAAGTCAGCAGGCCCGCGCCGATCAGCGGGGTGACGATCCGCAGGCCCTGCTCAGCGATCTGCTGGACGGCGTTCGCCTCCCCGAGCAGTTCATCGGGGGTGACCTGCGGGAGCAGCGCCGCCTGTGTCGACAACCCGAGGCCGCTGAGCGCCCCGTAGCCGAACATCACGACGTAGATCAGCCACAGTCGGTGCTCGTCGGCCAAGAGCAGCAGGCATACCCAGGCCGCGGAGACCAACTCGGTGTTGATCAGCAGTCGACATCGGCGTACCCGATCGACGATCACGCCGCCGATCGGCAGCAACAACAGCCCGCAGATGTAGGCGAAGAATGTCATGCCTGCCGCGCTGTTGCTGCCGGTGAGCATCTTCACCCAGATGCCCATGCCGAGCCAGAGCACATTGCCACCGGCCAGCGACAGCATTCGCCCGATCAGATACACCCGGGTGTTGCGGTGGGCGAACAGCGCGCGCATGGCGATCCGCCGCGGCGCACTCTCGGTATCCGCTGCGCGTCCGTCGTCTTGCGTCAACCCGACCTCCCCAGTGGCACCAATACCGTGATCCGCCCGTATTGGGGGATCTCAGGGCACGTACGCGCGCCTATTCGGCTTGGCTGCAGGCTCCGCGTCGGCACGCTAGCACTTCGGTCCCGCGGCTGGGAAGACTCAACGAACTCTTTTGACTTCGGCGCGCGGCAACCCCTATTGATGGTATTTACGATTTCTTAACGCACTATTCTCGGCGATCTTCCCAGTGGACGTCGTCGTTGAAGAACCAGTCGAGGACAAAGCAGGCCGCCTTCGGATCCGGCAAATGTGATTGGTCTTCGAGGACTTGACGCCGCGCGTTCGGGATGCTCGCGGCGACCACGTCCGCGGCTTGGTCGTAGAACGCGGGAGGCATCTCGCTCATGCCCAATCGGGCGTCCGCGCGGAGACCGCCGGTGGCCACCAGAGTCGGCTGTGTGATCTTCTCCAGGCGGTCGGTCGGCGGCCTGCCGTCGCCCGTGCTAGCCGCCTCGTAGGACAAAATGTGCGCGATGGTGGCCATCCGCTCCCAGTTCGGCGAGCGTCTCGCCGCCGCGATCTGCGTCTCCGAAGCGCCGGAAAATCGCATGGAACAGGCGATCGCGTCACCGCGCCGCCCCTCGGCGAGTGCCACCCACAGCTGGTCGACGTAGACCTGCCATCGCTGCTGGGTATCGCCCGCCACGCAGTACGGCACCTCGTACACCGCGAGTCGATCGATGTCGACGCCGGCCGCCGCGGCTTCCAAGGCGAGGGCACCACCGGAGGAGATCCCGAAGACGTGGGTCGGTCCGCCCCCGTTCTCGGCCCGCGCCACGGCCGCGATCGCGTCGAGGTCCTCGATCTCGCGTTCCACCGCGTAGGGCAGTGTGTTGCCGCTGTCGCCTCGGCCGCGTCGGTCATAGAAGTACACGGTGAAGCGTCCCGCCAGTTCGACCGCGAGTGGCGTGTACTCCGAATGGTCCAGGATCCCCGCGCCCACCAGGATGACCGCGGGTCCGTTCCCCATGCGCCGGTAAGCGATCGGTGTGCCGTCCTCCGAGATGACCCGGCTCATGTGGCTGCGTACCTTTCGTCGACGGACGGATCGACACGATTGCTGTCCATAATGGACAAAGCGGTCCCGGGTTGTCGGGCGAAGAAGGCCACTGAGGCAGGCTTCCATATCGCTCATGGCATGTCCATTGTTGCCCGCGCGGCTCGACGGCGGCGTAGGGTCGGTTGTCATTGACGCGGCGATCGTCGGGGCGCGATCATGCGGATCGTGCCGATCGCGGCGCGGAAGGCGGGCGAGTGGCAAACGACACCGCGAGAGATCAGACCGGGGAGCAGGCCGTGCTCCTGCTGCGCGCGCTCGCCGACACCGGCTCGGCTCGTGCGACCGACCTGGCCGCCGCAGCGGGCATCCCGGAGGCGCCCGCGACTCGGCTGCTGTCCAAGTTGGCGGCTCTTGACCTCGTCGAATTCGATCGGGTCACCGCGCTGTACCGACTGGGACCACAGGCTTTGCGGACGGCTGGTGCGCCGTCCGAGCATCGGGAGGCCCGCGATGTGGTCCACGATGTCGCCGACCGCGCCGGACCGGGGACGAAGGTCAACGACCTCGTCAATCGACTGGTCATCGACGTCTGGGATGAGAATCTCCACCAGGGCTACTGGCACTCCGACGACGACGATAGTTCGAACCGGGTGGCGACGGACCGGTTGACGGACCTGGTGATCACCCACTCCGACCTGGGTCGGGGCGGTCGGGTGCTCGACATAGGCTGCGGCGTAGGCGTTCCAGCGCTTCGACTCGCCGAGGCGGCGCCGGTCGATGTCGTCGGCATCTCGAACAACCATTTCCAGATCGACCAGGCGAACCGTCGGGCGGTGGCCGGGGGTGCCGCGCAGCGGGTGCGGTTCGAGTACGCCGACGCACTGGATCTGCCGTACGCCGCTGACTCCTTCGACGTGGTATGGATGGTGGAGTGTCTTTCGGCGCTGGATCGGCGGCGGGCTCTCGATGAGGCTCGCCGGGTGCTTCGGCCTGGTGGGCGGATCGTGCTCACCGACCAGATGCTGACCGGCGTGATGAACGACCAGAACCGCGGCCTCATCGAGGAGTATCTGGCCTCGACCGATGCCAGCCTGCTCGACGCCGACGGGTACCGCGCGCTGATCGCTGCGGTGGATTTGGAGGTTGTGACGCTGATCGACATTAGCGAGCACACCAGGAAGACCGCCGTCCGAATGATCGAGGCTGTCGACCGTCGTCACGACGAGTTGATCGACCGCCACGGACGGGCGGTCGCACCGCTGTTGGAGATGTTCCGATCTCCAGTGCCGACGATGGCGGAAATGGGCTATGTCCTGGTTGTCGCAGGCAAACCGACCGGTTCGTAGGGGTCAGTTCCGCCTCGGTGAGAATCCAACTTTCGTAGCCTTGACAGGCTTCATTACCTGCCCCTAAGTTCGGCGATTTTGGCGACGCGTTCCTTAACGGCAGGACTAAGGGGGGTCACGCTCGATTCATCGCTTTCTCGATGCAATCGCGATAGCATCGGCGTCGGACCTTGCAGCAAGCTCAACGGAGCCGTGGAGGCCGGATACAGTGTTTGACGATGAGACCGCAACATACTTTGTCGTCGTCAACGACGAAGAGCAGTATTCGATCTGGCCTGCTCATCGCGATGTGCCCAATGGATGGCGGACGGTCGGTTCGGCGGGGCCGCGCGAGGAATGTCTGACCCGGATCGAACAGGTTTGGACGGATATGCGGCCCAAGAGCGTACGCGAAGCGATGCAGCAGAAGTCCGTTCGATAGTGGACGGGCTTGTCCGGCTATCGAGCCAGGTCCGGGAATCCCAACTCGACGGTACGGTCGCCGACGCGGCGATGACGTCGGTGTCCACCGTGGTGGAGCATTTCTTCCGACAGCATCCGAGTGTCGCGCGGCGTGCGGGACGACACGAGTTCGACGGCCGACTCCCTGGGGTCGACCGGCGTTCGGTGGATGAGATCGATCGGATGCTGTTCGTCGCCACGAACCATCTGCAAGCGCTCCCGGAATCGGTGGACCCGGAACTGCGCGCCGATGTGGCCGCGGCGGTGAAGTTGCTCGACCACGAGCGGTTCCGCGTCGCCGTGCTCGGTCGGGATCGTCCCGGTCCGCTGGACCTGCTCGCCGAGGCCGATGTCGCGGTCTACCTGAGCAGGTCGTACGCCCCGCTCGCCGAGCGGGTCGACGCATTGGGGGACCACCTCGCCGGACTGCCGGACTTCCTGGCGCGGGCAGGCCGGACACTTGGCGATCGGCTCCCCGCGGGCGAACGTCTGCGCGGGGTGGAGCAGGCCAGGAGTCAGGCTGTCGGGATCAGGAACGTCGTCCAGGACCTACAGGAGCGTGGTCTGGAACCGGCACGGCCTCGGCTCGCGGCCATCGCGTCGAGCGCGGCGGGCGCGTGTGAGCGCTACGCCGCCGCGGTGGCCGAGACGAAGCCCGCCAGGGCGGTTCTGGGGCCGGAGCTGCTCGCCGAGTTCCTGCGCGCCGCGGAGGGGATCACTCATCCGGTCGCGGACCTGCTCGACGAGGCGGAGGCCGAGGTCGCGGCGGTCCGCTCCGCGCTCGATTCGGCGGCGGCGAGACTAGGGGTCGGGAATCGGGATGAGGCATATCAGCTCATGGCCCGCAAGTTCTCCGACCGTCCGGTGCTGGAGTCGTTCAAGTCGACCACCGACCGACTGGAAGCGTTCTGGCGGCAGCAGGACGTCGTCTCGGTGGTGGCGGCGACACCGCTGCAGCTGCGGCACCCTCAACAGCCGGGCGGATCCGCGGCGGTCTCGTTCGACGCCGCTGGTCGGCTGGAGCAGGTCACGCAGCCCCACATCGTGTATGTCCCCGTGCTGACCGACTCCCCGGAACAGAACGGGGTGAGTCTGCGACGGCAGTACTTCAACGACCCCATGCTTGAGATGATCGCCGTGCACGAGGTGTTCGCGGGCCACTACGTGCACGCGGAGGCGTCGCTGCGCGGGCCGAGTGTGCTCCGCACCTGCCTGCCGTGCTTTCCCGGGATCAGCGAAGGGTGGGCCCACTACGTCGAGGAGCTCGCCATCGAGCACGGGCTCGCCGACGGGAGACCGCTCATCGAGGTCGCACAGCTGAGGTTCGCGCTGGAGGCCGCGACCCGACTGTTCATCCACCTGTCCGTCCACATGGGACGAATGACCTTCACCGAAGCGGTCGACCGCGCCATCGCGCTGTGCGGCTGGTCGATGGAGCGAGCCGCCCGCGAGGTCCTGATCGTCGTCTCCGATCCTTTTGGCGCCATGTACACGCTGGGCAAGCTGCGTATTCGCGAGTGGCGGAAGACGGCCGCCGCGGGCGCGGTGTCGTGGAACCTCAAGGGTTTCCACGATCGACTCCTGCGGGCGGGCCTCGTCCCGCTGGCCGTGGCATGGCAATACCACCTCGACGGCCAGCGCGATCCGCGATCCGCGTCGGCAAAGGAGAGTCTGTGACCAACATGAAGAGTGAGCCCGCCGTCGCCGCGGACCTGGGAGCAGGCGACTGGGTGGCCATTCCTGGTGGACCGTTCATCATGGGATCCGACGAGGTCAGGCCGGATGGCAGGCCGCTGGCCGCGTCGCCGCGGCACACCGTCGATGTCGATTCCTTCCGGATAGCGCGGAGTCCGGTCTCGGTGGCCGAGTTCGCCCGGTTCGTCGACGAGACGTCCTATGTGACCACCGCGGAACGCTCCGGGCGAAGCTGGGTGTGGATCGGTACCGAGGACAAGGACATGATCCCGGACCAGGAACACCTGTGGATCAATCTCGACGGCGCGACCTGGCGGGCCCCCCGGGGACCCGGATCGGACATCGCCGACAAGGCGGACCATCCCGTGACCAACGTCAGCCATCGTGACGCCATCGCCTACTGCGAGTGGTCCGGCACCAGGCTGCCCACTGAGGCCGAGTGGGAGAAGGCCGCGCGCGGCACCGACGGCAGGAACTACGCGTGGGGCGACACACCGCCGACGGCGACGGTCTGCAACCACTCCATGAACGTCCGCGACACCACTCCCATTGGGGCCTACCCCGACGCGGCCGGGCCGTACGGAGTGCACGACGTGGCCGGGAATGTCTGGGAGATCATGGGAACCGGGTGGCACCGGTACCCGTTCGACAAGGACAAAAGCCCACAGACCATCGTGACCAAGTTCGGCACCGTCGAACTGGGCACCATCCGCGGGGGCTCGTTCTACAACAACTTCGATCCGCGTGGTGTGGCCGTCTGGGTGCGGACCTACATCTTGTTGGACTACAGCTGTTACGACATGGGTTTCCGGGTGTGCGCCTGCTGAGTTCCGCCGGTCGGCATCGTACTGGGGAGGGGGGTGTGTGATGGACAGCGTGTTGTGGAACCGGATCGAGCTCGTGTCCCGCGAGTTCCCCGAGACGGAGACGGTCCAGCTCGCGCACGAGCGGCTGCGCCTGTTCGTCAAGATGGAGACGACCAACCCGAGCGGCAGCGCGAAGGACCGCTCGGCGTACTGGATTCTTCGCGAGGCCGTGCGACGCGGCGACATCACCCGCGACACCACCGTCGTAGAGTCCTCCTCCGGGAACTTCGCCCTCTCGATGGCGCTGTTCTGCGGTCGTCTCGGTGTCAGGTTCATCCCGGTCATCGACCCGAACGTCAACACTTCGACCGAGACTGTCCTGCGCCGCTCTTGTGCCAGGGTCGAGAAAGTGGCGAGGATCGACCGGACGGGCGGATACCTGCTCAGCCGACTCGACCGGGTCGCCGAACTCCTGGCCGAGATCGAGGACGGGTACTGGCCGAACCAGTACGCGAACATCGATGGCGCGCAGGCACACTACGAGCTCACCGGACGCGAGCTGGTCGCGTCGCTCGGCGACATCGATTACCTGTTCGTCGGGGTCGGGTCGGGCGCGATGATCGCGGGACTGTCGCAGCGGGTCGCGGAACTGTCCACCGATGTCACCGTCGTCGCGGTGGACGTGGCGGGATCAGTCATCTTCGGCGGAGAGCCGCGGCGTCGCCACATTCCCGGGATCGGTTCCAGTATCCGATCGCCGCTGGTCGACAAGGCGATGATCTCCGACGTCGTCGTCGTCTCGGAGCGGGAGGAGGTCGCGGGCTGTCATGACCTGCTCCGCGACCACGGCATCTACGCGGGCGGATCGACGGGATGTGTGTACGCCGCGATCAACCGGTACTTCG from Alloactinosynnema sp. L-07 includes:
- a CDS encoding MbtH family protein, translated to MFDDETATYFVVVNDEEQYSIWPAHRDVPNGWRTVGSAGPREECLTRIEQVWTDMRPKSVREAMQQKSVR
- a CDS encoding alpha/beta fold hydrolase, with the translated sequence MSRVISEDGTPIAYRRMGNGPAVILVGAGILDHSEYTPLAVELAGRFTVYFYDRRGRGDSGNTLPYAVEREIEDLDAIAAVARAENGGGPTHVFGISSGGALALEAAAAGVDIDRLAVYEVPYCVAGDTQQRWQVYVDQLWVALAEGRRGDAIACSMRFSGASETQIAAARRSPNWERMATIAHILSYEAASTGDGRPPTDRLEKITQPTLVATGGLRADARLGMSEMPPAFYDQAADVVAASIPNARRQVLEDQSHLPDPKAACFVLDWFFNDDVHWEDRRE
- a CDS encoding DUF885 family protein, whose translation is MDGLVRLSSQVRESQLDGTVADAAMTSVSTVVEHFFRQHPSVARRAGRHEFDGRLPGVDRRSVDEIDRMLFVATNHLQALPESVDPELRADVAAAVKLLDHERFRVAVLGRDRPGPLDLLAEADVAVYLSRSYAPLAERVDALGDHLAGLPDFLARAGRTLGDRLPAGERLRGVEQARSQAVGIRNVVQDLQERGLEPARPRLAAIASSAAGACERYAAAVAETKPARAVLGPELLAEFLRAAEGITHPVADLLDEAEAEVAAVRSALDSAAARLGVGNRDEAYQLMARKFSDRPVLESFKSTTDRLEAFWRQQDVVSVVAATPLQLRHPQQPGGSAAVSFDAAGRLEQVTQPHIVYVPVLTDSPEQNGVSLRRQYFNDPMLEMIAVHEVFAGHYVHAEASLRGPSVLRTCLPCFPGISEGWAHYVEELAIEHGLADGRPLIEVAQLRFALEAATRLFIHLSVHMGRMTFTEAVDRAIALCGWSMERAAREVLIVVSDPFGAMYTLGKLRIREWRKTAAAGAVSWNLKGFHDRLLRAGLVPLAVAWQYHLDGQRDPRSASAKESL
- the sbnA gene encoding 2,3-diaminopropionate biosynthesis protein SbnA — protein: MDSVLWNRIELVSREFPETETVQLAHERLRLFVKMETTNPSGSAKDRSAYWILREAVRRGDITRDTTVVESSSGNFALSMALFCGRLGVRFIPVIDPNVNTSTETVLRRSCARVEKVARIDRTGGYLLSRLDRVAELLAEIEDGYWPNQYANIDGAQAHYELTGRELVASLGDIDYLFVGVGSGAMIAGLSQRVAELSTDVTVVAVDVAGSVIFGGEPRRRHIPGIGSSIRSPLVDKAMISDVVVVSEREEVAGCHDLLRDHGIYAGGSTGCVYAAINRYFEGYRGPPPVVAFLCADRGEPYRDTIYDDSWVARTLMPDREVRDRSASAT
- a CDS encoding SUMF1/EgtB/PvdO family nonheme iron enzyme; translation: MKSEPAVAADLGAGDWVAIPGGPFIMGSDEVRPDGRPLAASPRHTVDVDSFRIARSPVSVAEFARFVDETSYVTTAERSGRSWVWIGTEDKDMIPDQEHLWINLDGATWRAPRGPGSDIADKADHPVTNVSHRDAIAYCEWSGTRLPTEAEWEKAARGTDGRNYAWGDTPPTATVCNHSMNVRDTTPIGAYPDAAGPYGVHDVAGNVWEIMGTGWHRYPFDKDKSPQTIVTKFGTVELGTIRGGSFYNNFDPRGVAVWVRTYILLDYSCYDMGFRVCAC
- a CDS encoding MFS transporter, with the protein product MTQDDGRAADTESAPRRIAMRALFAHRNTRVYLIGRMLSLAGGNVLWLGMGIWVKMLTGSNSAAGMTFFAYICGLLLLPIGGVIVDRVRRCRLLINTELVSAAWVCLLLLADEHRLWLIYVVMFGYGALSGLGLSTQAALLPQVTPDELLGEANAVQQIAEQGLRIVTPLIGAGLLTFVGPTPVILLDAALFLIAAISLIALRHREDKPVPSGERFWVEFTAGARFVGRTPEIFRLVLAGVVTLLAFGIFSSVTYAVVDEGLNQPPAFLGVVQTTSGIGAILGGLVAAAVMRRVGERGLMVCGLVGMTVACSPLLMSGWLPAVLIAAAMMGAGVVAVNVGESTLIQRRTPGELLGRVDAAVNMAVLIPQAAAIALGAALIIWMDFRVLLAVMSVLFILSAFLLARGGLRQQREPIPTETTVP
- a CDS encoding methyltransferase domain-containing protein, encoding MANDTARDQTGEQAVLLLRALADTGSARATDLAAAAGIPEAPATRLLSKLAALDLVEFDRVTALYRLGPQALRTAGAPSEHREARDVVHDVADRAGPGTKVNDLVNRLVIDVWDENLHQGYWHSDDDDSSNRVATDRLTDLVITHSDLGRGGRVLDIGCGVGVPALRLAEAAPVDVVGISNNHFQIDQANRRAVAGGAAQRVRFEYADALDLPYAADSFDVVWMVECLSALDRRRALDEARRVLRPGGRIVLTDQMLTGVMNDQNRGLIEEYLASTDASLLDADGYRALIAAVDLEVVTLIDISEHTRKTAVRMIEAVDRRHDELIDRHGRAVAPLLEMFRSPVPTMAEMGYVLVVAGKPTGS